One window of Nostoc sp. C052 genomic DNA carries:
- a CDS encoding amidohydrolase family protein encodes MTEYSRLKTSRSAAIRATLDYPVIDTDVHTNDFTPAFEDYIAKYGGVKLVDELRKTEASRLNSKSNGKDWYQQTPEERQYNRTIRSPWWARVTKNTLDLATYTLPGLLYERQAEQGSDYSVLFPNNVLAPAGASAENRQALQRAVNHYHADIYRKYSDRLTPVAGIPLTTPEEGIEELEFAVKTLGLKVINITGGVKRPIKAIADKYPADKYPEIAKYASYIDFYGLDSEYDYDPFWAKVVELGVPVTTHYGSQGWTGRSSISNYMNNHIGHFADGSEAFAKALFFGGVTKRFPQLRVAMLEGGADWGARVYIHLVDRFLKRNIKALQNYNPALTNADELFEIFERYGAEVAQGYSLDKDELTKTVLGASFSRHSRAPIGSELNDFAAAGIETIEDIRDRWVNSFFFGSESDDRTIATAFNDKANPLGVKINAIYSSDVGHWDVPDLTSPLAESWDLVQEGVISEADFKSYVFANPYKFYTQANPNFFKGTAIESKVSNTEFQQVDKSLVVA; translated from the coding sequence ATGACTGAATATAGCCGATTGAAGACCTCACGCTCTGCTGCAATCAGAGCAACCCTTGATTATCCAGTAATCGACACCGATGTTCATACCAATGATTTCACGCCAGCTTTTGAAGATTACATCGCTAAGTACGGCGGTGTGAAACTTGTAGACGAGTTACGCAAGACCGAAGCTTCTCGTCTCAACTCTAAGAGCAACGGTAAAGACTGGTATCAACAAACCCCTGAAGAACGTCAATACAACCGGACAATCCGATCGCCTTGGTGGGCTAGAGTTACTAAAAATACACTGGATCTTGCTACTTACACCCTCCCCGGATTGCTCTATGAGCGTCAAGCAGAGCAAGGATCGGACTATTCAGTGCTGTTTCCCAACAATGTTTTAGCCCCGGCTGGAGCCAGTGCAGAGAATCGTCAAGCACTGCAACGCGCGGTCAATCACTATCATGCTGATATCTACCGGAAATATAGCGATCGCCTAACACCGGTTGCTGGTATCCCCTTAACTACTCCCGAAGAAGGCATTGAGGAGTTAGAGTTTGCCGTGAAAACACTTGGATTAAAAGTGATTAATATCACTGGAGGTGTAAAGCGGCCAATTAAAGCGATCGCTGATAAATATCCAGCTGATAAATATCCCGAAATCGCCAAGTATGCTTCTTATATCGACTTTTACGGACTAGATAGTGAATACGACTACGATCCTTTCTGGGCGAAAGTCGTGGAACTGGGCGTACCCGTCACCACCCATTACGGCAGTCAAGGCTGGACTGGCCGCTCTTCTATCAGTAACTACATGAACAACCATATCGGTCACTTTGCCGATGGTTCGGAAGCATTTGCCAAGGCGTTGTTCTTTGGTGGTGTTACCAAGCGTTTTCCACAGTTGCGCGTAGCGATGCTAGAAGGTGGCGCAGATTGGGGTGCGCGTGTCTACATCCATTTGGTGGATCGGTTCTTGAAGCGCAACATCAAGGCACTGCAAAACTACAATCCAGCCTTGACCAATGCCGATGAGCTATTTGAGATATTTGAGCGCTATGGTGCAGAAGTTGCTCAAGGGTATTCCCTCGATAAGGATGAATTGACCAAAACTGTACTGGGAGCTTCATTCAGCCGTCATAGCCGTGCGCCCATCGGTAGCGAATTGAACGATTTTGCAGCAGCAGGCATTGAAACAATTGAAGACATTCGCGATCGCTGGGTGAACAGTTTCTTCTTTGGTTCCGAGTCCGACGATCGCACCATCGCTACGGCATTCAATGACAAAGCCAATCCCTTGGGAGTCAAGATCAACGCCATCTATTCCTCCGATGTTGGTCACTGGGATGTACCAGACCTCACCTCTCCCTTGGCTGAAAGCTGGGATCTCGTACAAGAAGGCGTTATTTCCGAAGCCGACTTCAAATCCTATGTATTCGCTAATCCCTACAAGTTTTACACCCAAGCTAACCCCAATTTCTTCAAGGGTACAGCGATCGAATCTAAGGTGAGTAACACCGAATTTCAACAAGTGGACAAGAGCCTA
- a CDS encoding tetratricopeptide repeat protein — protein sequence MQTIRIQLRESTQETVELRYWLPQIKHYESRRLKLAEIADFLKQGDRDYYKLLPNLSGIGKQLFFWLDGDGRWLSRGIANCRGEGLVIAIDTDKKLAHLPWEVLHDGEDFLVKRVNPVVLPLRWIEKETEPFSVEPRQLRVLFMATDPEDVQPKLEFEQEEARILADTRDFAVDLRVEESGCVSELGKVWSRYFNDFDVFHLTGHASIKDEAPYTPYFITETEIGDRHETTAAELAEVFRFRFPKLVFLSGCRTGQAADKGAVPSMAEALIAQGARAVLSWGRPVEDRTATAAAAHLYGKLAAGYQLAEALASTYQQLFKQNVRDWHLLRLYVQGECPGALVEVSGDVPPSAPEPAYQQFLDPDTQQVRVAKPSEFVGRRRTLQRCLKAIRTSLGVLIHGLGGVGKSTVTARLLERMVGYHRLVNFRQLDEDKLLKTLAEQCTSERGHEILNGKLPLMQRLTKFFTEGLNTKEQRFAFVLDDFEANLDLRNGVYVLQPQVVNVLLALLKAMQNSQLPHKVIITCRYNFTLSELNPRLYREPLGALAGADLIKKYNHLDSFNGSWQFQPDLPERAKQAADGNPRLLEWLDKILQNSPKSPEAERGVEMILQKMADKEKEFREDILAEELLKQQTPALRLMLGKLLVYELPVPQAAISPICEDISSWESHIQRAEILGLLEVTLTNNTERLYRVPRILSPLLEFPENPKGEELYKQAAQILYRLWWEAGTATEAQSLEIHRLALLGKDEGIAGKIASSLAIYLRDQSRFREAIHLCKSTLKITKNHSVIREIAYCEHQMGEVEQALNYYQQALNLCPAEDEQELASIYHCLGILKANKGEVEEAFGLFYQSLEITERIGYVQGKASTLQCLANIYANKGEMEQALGLFNQSLEINEHIGNVKGKAATLHNLADIYANKGEVDEAIALLNKSLEINERIGNVQGKAATLHNLAGIYANKGEVEQAIALFNQSLEIEERIGNVQGKAAALHNLAGIHSNKGEVEQAIALYNQSLEIKERIGDVQGKAVTLHQLAAIYVNKGEVDKAIALYNQSLEIKERIGDIQGKASTLHNLAGIYADKGELEEAIALYNQSLEINERIGNVQTKAATLHQLASIYANQGEIEQAIAFFNQSLEIKEHIGNVQGKAATLHYLGYIYANKGDMDEAIALFNQSLEISERIGDVQTKAATLHWLGRIYANKGDMDEAIALFNQSLEISERIGDVQTKAVTLQCLEYLRQQRGSG from the coding sequence GTGCAAACTATCCGCATTCAACTTCGGGAAAGTACGCAGGAAACAGTTGAACTCAGGTATTGGCTACCTCAAATAAAGCACTATGAATCACGTCGCCTGAAATTAGCAGAAATCGCTGATTTTCTCAAGCAAGGCGATCGCGATTATTATAAACTGCTGCCCAATTTATCAGGAATCGGGAAGCAGTTATTTTTTTGGTTGGATGGGGATGGACGGTGGTTGAGTCGGGGAATTGCTAACTGTCGCGGTGAGGGGTTGGTAATTGCCATTGATACTGATAAAAAACTGGCACATCTACCTTGGGAAGTGCTGCATGATGGTGAGGATTTTTTGGTGAAGCGGGTTAATCCAGTGGTGTTACCTCTGCGCTGGATTGAGAAAGAAACAGAACCGTTTTCTGTGGAACCACGACAATTGCGAGTATTGTTTATGGCAACCGACCCGGAAGATGTGCAACCAAAGTTAGAGTTTGAACAGGAAGAGGCGAGAATTCTGGCAGATACGCGAGATTTTGCTGTAGATTTGCGGGTGGAAGAAAGCGGTTGCGTTAGCGAATTGGGTAAGGTGTGGAGTCGCTATTTTAATGACTTTGATGTGTTTCACCTCACAGGACACGCCTCAATTAAAGATGAAGCACCTTATACGCCTTACTTTATCACTGAGACGGAAATTGGCGATCGCCACGAAACCACAGCCGCAGAACTGGCGGAAGTCTTTCGGTTTCGCTTTCCTAAGTTGGTGTTTTTATCTGGGTGTCGGACTGGACAAGCCGCAGATAAAGGGGCTGTCCCTTCAATGGCTGAGGCACTAATTGCACAAGGCGCTAGGGCGGTTTTAAGTTGGGGGCGGCCTGTGGAAGATCGGACAGCTACAGCCGCCGCCGCGCACCTTTACGGGAAATTGGCAGCCGGATATCAATTAGCTGAAGCACTCGCTAGCACTTACCAGCAGTTGTTTAAACAGAATGTACGTGACTGGCATTTGTTGCGGTTATATGTCCAAGGAGAATGTCCGGGTGCGTTGGTGGAAGTGTCGGGAGATGTGCCACCCTCTGCGCCAGAACCTGCATACCAACAGTTTTTAGATCCCGATACCCAACAGGTGCGGGTGGCGAAACCCTCTGAGTTTGTTGGGAGACGGCGGACTTTGCAACGTTGTCTCAAAGCTATTCGCACTTCATTAGGGGTACTAATTCACGGACTGGGGGGTGTGGGTAAGAGTACTGTGACGGCGCGACTTCTGGAAAGGATGGTTGGCTATCACAGGCTGGTGAACTTTCGCCAACTCGATGAGGACAAACTGCTCAAAACCCTGGCTGAACAATGTACCTCGGAACGGGGGCATGAAATTCTCAATGGCAAGTTACCCTTGATGCAGCGCCTCACCAAGTTTTTCACTGAAGGACTGAATACCAAAGAACAGCGCTTTGCCTTTGTGCTGGATGACTTTGAGGCTAATTTGGATTTACGAAATGGGGTTTATGTCTTGCAACCACAAGTTGTGAATGTACTGCTGGCGTTGCTGAAGGCGATGCAAAATTCCCAACTTCCCCACAAGGTAATTATTACCTGTCGCTACAATTTCACTTTGTCGGAACTGAATCCTCGTCTGTACCGCGAACCTCTGGGGGCTTTGGCTGGGGCAGATTTAATTAAAAAGTATAATCATCTGGATTCGTTTAATGGCAGTTGGCAATTTCAGCCAGATTTGCCCGAACGTGCCAAACAAGCAGCTGATGGAAATCCTCGGCTGTTGGAATGGTTAGATAAGATTTTGCAAAATTCCCCGAAGTCGCCGGAAGCGGAGAGGGGAGTTGAGATGATTCTGCAAAAGATGGCAGATAAGGAAAAGGAATTTCGTGAGGATATTTTGGCTGAAGAATTGCTGAAGCAGCAAACTCCAGCTTTGCGTCTTATGCTGGGGAAGTTGTTGGTGTATGAGTTACCTGTTCCTCAAGCTGCGATTTCCCCGATTTGTGAGGATATCTCAAGTTGGGAAAGTCATATTCAACGCGCTGAAATTTTGGGTTTGTTGGAAGTTACCCTCACCAACAACACTGAGAGGTTGTATCGTGTTCCCCGGATTTTGTCACCGTTGCTTGAGTTTCCAGAAAACCCCAAGGGTGAAGAGTTGTATAAACAAGCTGCACAAATTTTGTATCGTCTGTGGTGGGAGGCGGGAACTGCTACGGAAGCACAAAGTTTAGAAATTCATCGCTTGGCTTTGTTGGGGAAGGATGAAGGAATTGCGGGGAAAATAGCTAGTTCATTGGCGATATACTTGCGGGATCAAAGTCGATTTCGGGAAGCAATACATTTGTGCAAATCAACCTTAAAAATTACTAAAAATCATAGTGTTATCAGAGAAATTGCTTATTGTGAACACCAAATGGGTGAGGTTGAGCAAGCATTAAACTATTACCAACAAGCTTTAAATCTTTGTCCCGCAGAAGACGAACAAGAATTAGCATCAATTTATCATTGTTTAGGGATACTGAAAGCCAATAAAGGGGAAGTAGAAGAAGCGTTCGGACTTTTCTATCAGTCTTTGGAAATAACTGAACGCATTGGATATGTCCAAGGCAAAGCATCGACGTTGCAATGTCTGGCAAATATCTACGCCAACAAAGGGGAAATGGAACAAGCGCTCGGACTTTTCAATCAGTCTTTGGAAATCAATGAACACATTGGAAATGTCAAAGGCAAAGCAGCAACATTGCATAATCTCGCAGATATCTACGCCAACAAAGGGGAAGTGGATGAAGCGATCGCACTTTTAAATAAGTCTTTGGAAATAAATGAACGCATTGGAAATGTCCAAGGCAAAGCGGCAACGTTGCACAATCTCGCAGGTATTTACGCTAACAAAGGGGAAGTAGAGCAAGCGATTGCACTTTTCAATCAATCTTTGGAAATAGAAGAACGCATTGGAAATGTCCAAGGCAAAGCGGCAGCGTTGCACAATCTCGCAGGTATTCACTCTAACAAAGGGGAAGTAGAGCAAGCGATTGCACTTTACAATCAGTCTTTGGAAATAAAAGAACGCATTGGTGATGTCCAAGGCAAAGCAGTGACGTTGCACCAACTCGCAGCTATCTACGTCAACAAAGGGGAAGTTGATAAAGCGATCGCACTCTACAATCAGTCTTTGGAAATAAAAGAACGCATTGGTGATATCCAAGGTAAAGCGTCGACGTTGCACAATCTGGCAGGTATCTATGCCGACAAAGGGGAATTGGAGGAAGCGATCGCACTTTACAATCAGTCTTTGGAAATAAACGAACGCATTGGTAATGTCCAAACGAAAGCGGCGACGTTGCACCAACTGGCAAGTATCTACGCCAACCAAGGGGAAATAGAGCAAGCGATTGCATTTTTCAATCAGTCTTTGGAAATAAAAGAACACATTGGTAATGTCCAAGGCAAAGCGGCGACATTGCACTATCTAGGATATATCTACGCCAACAAAGGGGATATGGATGAAGCGATCGCACTTTTCAATCAGTCTTTGGAAATAAGTGAACGTATTGGGGATGTCCAAACCAAAGCGGCGACGTTGCACTGGCTGGGACGTATCTACGCCAATAAAGGGGATATGGATGAAGCGATCGCACTTTTCAATCAGTCTTTGGAAATAAGTGAACGCATTGGTGATGTCCAAACCAAAGCAGTGACGTTGCAATGTCTGGAATATCTACGCCAACAAAGGGGAAGTGGATGA
- a CDS encoding LLM class flavin-dependent oxidoreductase, translating into MSTTRKFRLGAFIQATGHHVSAWRHPDSQADAGLNFEHYKEITQTAERGLFDAVFLADSPGVWGGAPETQHRNGKIAHFEPVTLFSALSSVTQNIGFISTASTTYEEPYTLARKFASLDHLSKGRAGWNVVTTGNENAALNFGLEHHPEHSQRYERAEEFVEVVKGLWDSWEDDAFIRDKESGIYFDPDKLHTLNHKGKYFSVKGPLNVGRPPQGYPVIVQAGASESGRDLAARTAEAIFTANQTLADAQEFYADIKGRLAQYGRSPDDLKIMPGAFPIIGRTEAEAQEKYEFLQSLIHPDVAWGILKNYYKGVDLSKYSLDDVAPELPSDTNTNKSRLKLVKDLATRGTLTLRQLYLSLATARGHRTILGTPETIADQLEEWFNNGAADGFNIMPPILPTGLDDFVNLVVPVLQKRGLFRTEYEGSTLRENLGLRRPGNRFAVKQVDERLVLA; encoded by the coding sequence ATGAGTACAACACGCAAATTTCGTTTAGGTGCATTCATTCAAGCCACCGGACACCATGTCTCTGCTTGGCGGCATCCCGATTCACAAGCAGATGCAGGACTGAATTTCGAGCATTACAAAGAAATTACCCAGACTGCTGAACGCGGCTTATTTGATGCAGTTTTCTTGGCGGATAGTCCAGGAGTTTGGGGCGGCGCTCCAGAAACTCAGCATCGTAACGGTAAAATCGCCCATTTCGAGCCAGTCACCCTGTTCTCGGCCTTGTCCTCTGTAACCCAAAACATCGGCTTCATTTCCACCGCCTCGACCACTTATGAAGAACCCTATACCCTGGCACGTAAGTTTGCTTCCCTAGACCACTTGAGCAAAGGCCGGGCGGGGTGGAATGTAGTTACTACAGGCAATGAGAATGCTGCACTTAATTTCGGACTTGAGCATCACCCAGAACACAGTCAGCGTTATGAACGTGCTGAAGAGTTCGTGGAAGTGGTGAAAGGTCTATGGGATAGTTGGGAAGACGATGCTTTTATCCGTGACAAAGAATCTGGAATCTATTTTGACCCGGATAAACTGCATACATTGAACCACAAAGGCAAATATTTCTCTGTCAAAGGGCCGCTAAACGTCGGTCGTCCGCCCCAAGGCTACCCGGTGATTGTCCAGGCTGGAGCCTCTGAATCAGGACGAGATTTAGCTGCACGTACTGCTGAGGCGATTTTCACCGCCAATCAAACCCTAGCTGATGCCCAGGAATTTTATGCTGATATCAAAGGTAGGCTAGCACAATATGGGCGATCGCCAGACGATCTAAAAATTATGCCTGGAGCTTTCCCAATCATTGGCCGTACTGAAGCAGAAGCTCAAGAGAAATACGAATTTCTGCAATCGTTAATCCATCCTGATGTCGCTTGGGGCATTTTAAAGAACTATTACAAAGGTGTGGATTTATCGAAATATTCTTTAGATGATGTGGCTCCCGAACTACCCAGCGACACCAACACTAACAAAAGTCGTCTCAAACTAGTCAAAGATTTGGCTACTCGTGGCACTCTCACACTGCGCCAGTTGTATCTCTCTCTTGCTACCGCACGAGGTCATCGCACCATACTTGGTACTCCCGAAACCATTGCCGACCAGCTAGAAGAATGGTTCAACAACGGTGCAGCAGATGGCTTTAATATCATGCCGCCAATCCTCCCCACTGGGTTAGATGACTTCGTTAACCTAGTCGTTCCTGTGCTTCAGAAACGGGGACTGTTCCGTACCGAATACGAAGGAAGTACCTTGCGTGAAAACCTGGGATTGCGTCGTCCTGGCAATCGTTTTGCCGTCAAACAAGTGGATGAGAGATTAGTGTTGGCATGA
- a CDS encoding tetratricopeptide repeat protein: MDEAIALFNQSLEIFEGVGDDQGKAMTLWWLGHLAEQQGEYTKAISYLQPALEILQRLKSPDAESVSASLDRIIRNS; encoded by the coding sequence GTGGATGAAGCGATCGCACTTTTTAATCAGTCTTTGGAAATATTTGAAGGCGTTGGTGATGACCAAGGCAAAGCAATGACTCTGTGGTGGTTAGGACATTTGGCAGAACAGCAGGGTGAATACACTAAAGCGATATCCTATTTGCAACCAGCTTTAGAGATTTTGCAGCGATTGAAGTCACCGGATGCTGAAAGTGTGAGTGCAAGTCTTGATAGGATAATTCGTAATTCGTAA
- the tilS gene encoding tRNA lysidine(34) synthetase TilS produces MVWTPLHAKIHRTIRSRHLFERNQRLLVAVSGGQDSLCLIKLLLDLQSKWGWYLGIAHCDHRWRSDSEANALHVENLAKIWGVSFYLETANKPINSEAAARDWRYQALSAIAQANNFQYIVTGHTASDRAETLLYNLIRGTGADGLQALTWQRPLTTDIVLVRPLLEITRSQTEQFCQEFQLPIWEDSTNQDLQYARNRIRQELIPYLRDNFNPQVESALAQTAELLQAEVEYLEKAAQELRDGALGIGDEKNSLTLLPLRLNRRVLQKAPLALQRRVMRQVLQQILTDAPSFEHIEKLTALIIAPNRSQTDPFPGGAIAQVEGDWICLK; encoded by the coding sequence ATGGTATGGACTCCCCTACACGCAAAAATCCATCGCACCATCCGATCGCGCCACTTATTTGAACGCAACCAGCGTCTATTAGTCGCTGTCTCCGGCGGACAAGATTCTTTGTGTTTAATCAAATTACTTTTAGATTTACAATCCAAATGGGGATGGTATTTAGGTATTGCTCACTGCGATCATCGCTGGCGTTCTGACTCCGAAGCTAATGCTCTTCACGTCGAAAATTTAGCGAAAATTTGGGGTGTATCGTTTTATTTAGAAACAGCAAACAAACCGATAAATAGTGAAGCTGCTGCACGCGATTGGCGCTATCAAGCTTTAAGTGCGATCGCCCAAGCAAATAATTTTCAATATATAGTTACAGGACACACAGCTAGCGATCGCGCCGAAACTCTCCTCTACAATTTAATTCGCGGTACTGGTGCTGATGGCTTACAAGCCCTGACTTGGCAACGTCCTCTAACTACAGACATTGTGTTAGTGCGTCCACTTTTAGAAATTACTCGTTCACAAACAGAGCAATTTTGTCAAGAATTTCAATTACCAATATGGGAAGATTCCACCAATCAAGATTTGCAATATGCCCGCAACCGCATTCGCCAAGAATTAATACCATATTTACGAGATAATTTCAACCCTCAAGTAGAATCAGCCTTAGCCCAAACAGCAGAACTACTGCAAGCAGAAGTAGAATATTTAGAAAAAGCTGCCCAGGAGTTGCGGGATGGGGCATTGGGTATTGGGGATGAAAAAAATTCCCTTACTCTTCTTCCCTTGAGGTTAAATCGTCGGGTATTGCAGAAAGCACCACTAGCGTTGCAACGTCGGGTGATGCGTCAGGTGTTGCAGCAAATATTGACTGATGCGCCCAGTTTTGAACACATTGAAAAATTAACAGCCTTAATTATAGCGCCCAACCGATCGCAAACCGATCCATTTCCTGGTGGTGCGATCGCTCAAGTAGAAGGCGACTGGATCTGTTTGAAATAG
- a CDS encoding molybdopterin-binding protein: MPRKEQGWVTFQTSEEERKILEEFCGQSQRTKTEILRELVRGLNQHSSSSNSLANINTEEQDIYTQIPEIEISIQKKPLKVSSRNILKGVVKRVVTGAVNSEVTLEIVHKVELTSIITRVSVEELDLSEGKEAYAVIKSNDIVIARE; encoded by the coding sequence ATGCCTAGAAAAGAACAAGGGTGGGTCACATTCCAAACCTCAGAAGAAGAGCGAAAGATTTTGGAAGAGTTTTGCGGTCAGTCTCAGCGAACCAAGACCGAGATTCTTCGGGAATTGGTACGTGGTCTTAATCAACATTCTTCATCATCAAACTCGCTAGCAAATATAAACACAGAAGAGCAAGATATCTACACTCAAATACCTGAGATCGAAATTAGTATTCAAAAGAAACCACTCAAAGTTAGCTCCCGCAATATTCTTAAGGGTGTTGTGAAGCGAGTTGTCACTGGAGCTGTTAATAGTGAGGTGACGCTGGAGATTGTTCACAAAGTTGAGTTAACTTCGATTATCACCAGAGTATCGGTAGAAGAGTTGGATTTGTCTGAAGGGAAAGAGGCTTATGCCGTTATTAAGTCCAACGATATAGTTATTGCCAGAGAATAG
- a CDS encoding LLM class flavin-dependent oxidoreductase, whose product MSTTRKLRLGAFIQATGHHIAAWRHPDSQADAGLNFEHYKEITQTAERGLFDAVFLADSPSLQDSGEPEVLKRNGKLAKFEPVTLFSALAPLTKHIGFVATASTTYEEPYTLARKFASLDYLSNGRAAWNVVTTGNENAAGNFGRDEHLEHSQRYERAEEFVEVVKGLWDSWEDDAFIRDKESGVYFDPNKLHTLNYKGKHFSVKGPLNVGRPPQGYPVIVQAGASEVGRELAAQTAEVIFTANQTLEDGQEFYADVKGRLAKYGRQLDDLKIMPGVFPVIGRTEEEAQEKYEFLQSLIHPSVAWGLLKTRYKGIDLSGYSLDDLAPPLPSDTNGGKSRLKLLTDLVNRGNLTLRQLYLSVATARGHRTIIGSPESIADQLEEWFSNGAADGFNIMPPILPTGLDDFVNLVVPILQKRGLFRTEYEGTTLRENLGLRRPGNGLAAQQLDKNLVVA is encoded by the coding sequence ATGAGTACAACACGCAAGCTTCGTTTAGGTGCATTTATTCAAGCCACTGGCCACCACATCGCCGCTTGGCGACACCCCGATTCACAAGCTGATGCTGGGCTAAATTTCGAGCATTACAAGGAAATTACCCAAACCGCCGAACGGGGATTGTTCGATGCTGTTTTCCTGGCCGATAGCCCCAGCCTACAAGATAGTGGTGAACCAGAGGTGCTAAAGCGCAATGGCAAATTAGCTAAGTTCGAGCCAGTAACGCTATTTTCCGCACTGGCCCCACTAACTAAACACATTGGCTTTGTTGCTACCGCGTCGACCACTTATGAAGAACCCTACACCCTTGCCCGTAAGTTTGCTTCACTAGACTATTTGAGTAACGGTCGAGCAGCTTGGAATGTAGTCACTACAGGTAATGAGAATGCCGCGGGTAATTTCGGCCGTGACGAACACTTAGAGCATAGCCAGCGCTATGAACGCGCCGAAGAGTTTGTAGAAGTGGTGAAAGGTCTTTGGGATAGCTGGGAAGATGATGCTTTTATCCGAGACAAAGAATCTGGTGTCTATTTCGACCCGAATAAACTGCATACACTCAACTACAAAGGCAAACATTTTTCTGTCAAAGGCCCTTTAAACGTCGGTCGTCCACCTCAAGGTTATCCGGTGATTGTCCAGGCTGGTGCTTCGGAAGTTGGGCGTGAACTGGCGGCACAGACTGCTGAAGTTATTTTTACTGCCAACCAAACACTAGAAGACGGGCAGGAATTTTATGCTGATGTGAAAGGTAGGTTGGCTAAATATGGCCGCCAACTGGACGATCTGAAAATCATGCCGGGTGTATTTCCCGTGATTGGCCGCACTGAAGAAGAAGCTCAGGAAAAATACGAATTCCTGCAATCGCTAATTCATCCATCGGTAGCATGGGGTTTACTGAAAACGCGTTATAAGGGCATCGATTTATCTGGCTATTCACTCGACGATCTTGCACCGCCATTGCCCAGTGATACCAATGGTGGTAAAAGTCGCCTGAAGTTGCTGACGGATCTCGTAAATCGCGGCAACCTGACGCTGCGCCAGTTGTATCTCTCTGTTGCAACGGCGCGGGGTCATCGCACGATTATCGGCAGTCCCGAAAGTATTGCCGATCAGCTTGAAGAATGGTTCAGCAACGGTGCAGCAGACGGCTTTAATATAATGCCGCCAATTCTGCCCACAGGATTAGATGACTTCGTTAATTTAGTTGTTCCCATCTTGCAGAAACGCGGACTTTTCCGTACCGAATATGAGGGCACTACCTTGCGTGAAAACCTTGGATTGCGTCGGCCGGGTAATGGTCTTGCCGCTCAACAATTGGACAAGAATCTGGTGGTGGCATAA
- a CDS encoding KGK domain-containing protein, with product MNDQWEPLNPDDDVVHFHQEVFENLPRTQIVFQLLKEIKKIWAEHCMSSGSRVFGEGFECCVLIPGQQWRTGKIRVSLEFCPDETEIKRENSPLDDLRQQLKEGKN from the coding sequence ATGAATGATCAATGGGAGCCTCTAAATCCTGATGATGATGTTGTGCATTTTCACCAAGAAGTATTTGAAAATTTACCCCGCACTCAAATAGTGTTTCAGTTATTAAAGGAAATCAAGAAAATTTGGGCTGAACATTGTATGTCGTCAGGATCAAGAGTATTTGGAGAAGGATTTGAATGTTGTGTTTTAATACCCGGTCAACAATGGCGAACAGGTAAAATTAGAGTCAGCCTAGAATTTTGCCCTGATGAAACTGAAATCAAACGGGAAAACTCTCCGCTCGACGATCTTCGGCAGCAACTAAAGGAAGGTAAAAACTAA
- a CDS encoding tetratricopeptide repeat protein, with protein MDEAIALYNQSLEIKERIGDVQGKAATLHNLGHIYANKGNVDEAIALYNQSLEITERIGNVAGKAVTLHNLGHIYANKGNVDEAIALYNQSLEIFERIGNVRDKVTTLHNLAAIYAENGKWMKRSHFLISLWKYLKALVMTKAKQ; from the coding sequence GTGGATGAAGCGATCGCACTTTACAATCAGTCTTTGGAAATAAAAGAACGCATTGGTGATGTCCAAGGCAAAGCCGCGACGTTGCACAATCTGGGGCATATCTACGCTAATAAAGGGAATGTAGATGAAGCGATCGCACTCTACAATCAGTCTTTGGAAATAACAGAACGCATTGGAAATGTCGCAGGTAAAGCCGTGACGTTGCACAATCTGGGACATATCTACGCTAATAAAGGGAATGTAGATGAAGCGATCGCACTTTACAATCAGTCTTTGGAAATATTTGAACGTATTGGTAATGTCCGAGACAAAGTGACGACGTTGCACAATTTAGCAGCTATCTACGCCGAAAACGGGAAGTGGATGAAGCGATCGCACTTTTTAATCAGTCTTTGGAAATATTTGAAGGCGTTGGTGATGACCAAGGCAAAGCAATGA